One window of Mus caroli chromosome 11, CAROLI_EIJ_v1.1, whole genome shotgun sequence genomic DNA carries:
- the Mfap4 gene encoding microfibril-associated glycoprotein 4 isoform X1 — protein MTHKFSRTGGRVGSRVQLRLALPALPLMLMLLSTPPPCAPQASGIRGDALEKSCLQQPLDCDDIYAQGYQEDGVYLIYPYGPSVPVPVFCDMTTEGGKWTVFQKRFNGSVSFFRGWSDYKLGFGRADGEYWLGKVGPWGGGCSSAKSLLTSCHPSLGLQNLHLLTLKQKYELRVDLEDFENNTAYAKYIDFSISPNAISAEEDGYTLYVAGFEDGGAGDSLSYHSGQKFSTFDRDQDLFVQNCAALSSGAFWFRSCHFANLNGFYLGGSHLSYANGINWAQWKGFYYSLKRTEMKIRRA, from the exons ATGACCCACAAGTTCAGCAGGACAGGAGGCAGAGTGGGGTCCAGGGTACAGTTGCGGCTG GCCCTTCCAGCCCTGCCACTGATGCTGATGCTGCTCTCCACGCCTCCCCCCTGCGCCCCGCAAGCCTCTGGGATCCGGGGAGATG CTCTGGAGAAGTCCTGTCTTCAGCAACCCCTGGACTGTGATGATATCTACGCCCAGGGCTATCAGGAAGACGGCGTGTATCTCATCTACCCCTATGGCCCCAGTGTGCCGGTGCCCGTCTTCTGCGACATGACAACCGAGGGTGGCAAGTGGACG GttttccagaaaagattcaaCGGCTCAGTGAGTTTCTTCCGGGGCTGGAGCGACTACAAGCTGGGCTTTGGCCGTGCTGACGGGGAGTACTGGCTGGGTAAGGTGGGGCCATGGGGTGGGGGCTGCTCCTCAGCCAAGTCTCTGCTGACCAGCTGCCACCCGTCCCTAGGGCTGCAGAACCTGCACCTCCTGACACTGAAGCAGAAGTATGAGTTGCGCGTGGACTTGGAAGACTTTGAGAACAACACAGCCTATGCCAAGTACATTGACTTCTCCATCTCCCCCAACGCCATCAGCGCTGAGGAGGATGGCTATACCCTCTACGTGGCTGGCTTTGAGGATGGCGGGGCAG GTGACTCACTGTCCTACCACAGTGGCCAGAAGTTCTCCACCTTTGATCGGGACCAGGACCTCTTCGTGCAGAACTGTGCAGCCCTCTCCTCAGGAGCCTTCTGGTTCCGAAGCTGCCATTTCGCCAATCTCAACGGTTTCTACCTGGGTGGTTCCCATCTCTCCTATGCCAATGGCATCAATTGGGCCCAATGGAAAGGCTTCTATTACTCCCTCAAGCGCACGGAGATGAAAATTCGTCGGGCCTGA
- the Mfap4 gene encoding microfibril-associated glycoprotein 4 isoform X3: MLMLLSTPPPCAPQASGIRGDALEKSCLQQPLDCDDIYAQGYQEDGVYLIYPYGPSVPVPVFCDMTTEGGKWTVFQKRFNGSVSFFRGWSDYKLGFGRADGEYWLGLQNLHLLTLKQKYELRVDLEDFENNTAYAKYIDFSISPNAISAEEDGYTLYVAGFEDGGAGDSLSYHSGQKFSTFDRDQDLFVQNCAALSSGAFWFRSCHFANLNGFYLGGSHLSYANGINWAQWKGFYYSLKRTEMKIRRA; this comes from the exons ATGCTGATGCTGCTCTCCACGCCTCCCCCCTGCGCCCCGCAAGCCTCTGGGATCCGGGGAGATG CTCTGGAGAAGTCCTGTCTTCAGCAACCCCTGGACTGTGATGATATCTACGCCCAGGGCTATCAGGAAGACGGCGTGTATCTCATCTACCCCTATGGCCCCAGTGTGCCGGTGCCCGTCTTCTGCGACATGACAACCGAGGGTGGCAAGTGGACG GttttccagaaaagattcaaCGGCTCAGTGAGTTTCTTCCGGGGCTGGAGCGACTACAAGCTGGGCTTTGGCCGTGCTGACGGGGAGTACTGGCTGG GGCTGCAGAACCTGCACCTCCTGACACTGAAGCAGAAGTATGAGTTGCGCGTGGACTTGGAAGACTTTGAGAACAACACAGCCTATGCCAAGTACATTGACTTCTCCATCTCCCCCAACGCCATCAGCGCTGAGGAGGATGGCTATACCCTCTACGTGGCTGGCTTTGAGGATGGCGGGGCAG GTGACTCACTGTCCTACCACAGTGGCCAGAAGTTCTCCACCTTTGATCGGGACCAGGACCTCTTCGTGCAGAACTGTGCAGCCCTCTCCTCAGGAGCCTTCTGGTTCCGAAGCTGCCATTTCGCCAATCTCAACGGTTTCTACCTGGGTGGTTCCCATCTCTCCTATGCCAATGGCATCAATTGGGCCCAATGGAAAGGCTTCTATTACTCCCTCAAGCGCACGGAGATGAAAATTCGTCGGGCCTGA
- the Mfap4 gene encoding microfibril-associated glycoprotein 4 isoform X2, with product MKALPALPLMLMLLSTPPPCAPQASGIRGDALEKSCLQQPLDCDDIYAQGYQEDGVYLIYPYGPSVPVPVFCDMTTEGGKWTVFQKRFNGSVSFFRGWSDYKLGFGRADGEYWLGKVGPWGGGCSSAKSLLTSCHPSLGLQNLHLLTLKQKYELRVDLEDFENNTAYAKYIDFSISPNAISAEEDGYTLYVAGFEDGGAGDSLSYHSGQKFSTFDRDQDLFVQNCAALSSGAFWFRSCHFANLNGFYLGGSHLSYANGINWAQWKGFYYSLKRTEMKIRRA from the exons ATGAAG GCCCTTCCAGCCCTGCCACTGATGCTGATGCTGCTCTCCACGCCTCCCCCCTGCGCCCCGCAAGCCTCTGGGATCCGGGGAGATG CTCTGGAGAAGTCCTGTCTTCAGCAACCCCTGGACTGTGATGATATCTACGCCCAGGGCTATCAGGAAGACGGCGTGTATCTCATCTACCCCTATGGCCCCAGTGTGCCGGTGCCCGTCTTCTGCGACATGACAACCGAGGGTGGCAAGTGGACG GttttccagaaaagattcaaCGGCTCAGTGAGTTTCTTCCGGGGCTGGAGCGACTACAAGCTGGGCTTTGGCCGTGCTGACGGGGAGTACTGGCTGGGTAAGGTGGGGCCATGGGGTGGGGGCTGCTCCTCAGCCAAGTCTCTGCTGACCAGCTGCCACCCGTCCCTAGGGCTGCAGAACCTGCACCTCCTGACACTGAAGCAGAAGTATGAGTTGCGCGTGGACTTGGAAGACTTTGAGAACAACACAGCCTATGCCAAGTACATTGACTTCTCCATCTCCCCCAACGCCATCAGCGCTGAGGAGGATGGCTATACCCTCTACGTGGCTGGCTTTGAGGATGGCGGGGCAG GTGACTCACTGTCCTACCACAGTGGCCAGAAGTTCTCCACCTTTGATCGGGACCAGGACCTCTTCGTGCAGAACTGTGCAGCCCTCTCCTCAGGAGCCTTCTGGTTCCGAAGCTGCCATTTCGCCAATCTCAACGGTTTCTACCTGGGTGGTTCCCATCTCTCCTATGCCAATGGCATCAATTGGGCCCAATGGAAAGGCTTCTATTACTCCCTCAAGCGCACGGAGATGAAAATTCGTCGGGCCTGA
- the Mfap4 gene encoding microfibril-associated glycoprotein 4 isoform X4: MKALPALPLMLMLLSTPPPCAPQASGIRGDALEKSCLQQPLDCDDIYAQGYQEDGVYLIYPYGPSVPVPVFCDMTTEGGKWTVFQKRFNGSVSFFRGWSDYKLGFGRADGEYWLGLQNLHLLTLKQKYELRVDLEDFENNTAYAKYIDFSISPNAISAEEDGYTLYVAGFEDGGAGDSLSYHSGQKFSTFDRDQDLFVQNCAALSSGAFWFRSCHFANLNGFYLGGSHLSYANGINWAQWKGFYYSLKRTEMKIRRA; the protein is encoded by the exons ATGAAG GCCCTTCCAGCCCTGCCACTGATGCTGATGCTGCTCTCCACGCCTCCCCCCTGCGCCCCGCAAGCCTCTGGGATCCGGGGAGATG CTCTGGAGAAGTCCTGTCTTCAGCAACCCCTGGACTGTGATGATATCTACGCCCAGGGCTATCAGGAAGACGGCGTGTATCTCATCTACCCCTATGGCCCCAGTGTGCCGGTGCCCGTCTTCTGCGACATGACAACCGAGGGTGGCAAGTGGACG GttttccagaaaagattcaaCGGCTCAGTGAGTTTCTTCCGGGGCTGGAGCGACTACAAGCTGGGCTTTGGCCGTGCTGACGGGGAGTACTGGCTGG GGCTGCAGAACCTGCACCTCCTGACACTGAAGCAGAAGTATGAGTTGCGCGTGGACTTGGAAGACTTTGAGAACAACACAGCCTATGCCAAGTACATTGACTTCTCCATCTCCCCCAACGCCATCAGCGCTGAGGAGGATGGCTATACCCTCTACGTGGCTGGCTTTGAGGATGGCGGGGCAG GTGACTCACTGTCCTACCACAGTGGCCAGAAGTTCTCCACCTTTGATCGGGACCAGGACCTCTTCGTGCAGAACTGTGCAGCCCTCTCCTCAGGAGCCTTCTGGTTCCGAAGCTGCCATTTCGCCAATCTCAACGGTTTCTACCTGGGTGGTTCCCATCTCTCCTATGCCAATGGCATCAATTGGGCCCAATGGAAAGGCTTCTATTACTCCCTCAAGCGCACGGAGATGAAAATTCGTCGGGCCTGA